In the genome of Gemmatimonadetes bacterium SCN 70-22, one region contains:
- a CDS encoding aldehyde dehydrogenase: protein MTTVFKNFIAGQWVAPSTGDYFENINPADNSDVIGRFPLSGREDVAQAVASAQRGFELWRKTPAPLRGDVLRRVGDLLSARKEEIANLMTREMGKPLAETRGDVQEGIDTAYYAAVEGRRLFGHTVPSELRNKWAMSYRRPIGVAGIVTPFNFPMAIPTWKMFPALVCGNACVFKPAEDVPHTGTVLVEIMLEAGLPPEVIQLVHGVGETVGAAIVQHPDIPLISFTGSTETGSKVGEVCGRMHKRLSLEMGGKNAQIVLDDADLDLALEGVLWGAFGTTGQRCTATSRLIVQGGVHDRLVGMLVDRVRELRLGDGRQPGTDVGPLIHEESVRKVERYVQIGEDEGAQLAIGGKRATSGALAKGTFFEPTIFTHVRPGSRLEQEEIFGPVLSVIRVDNADEAFAVNNDVKYGLSSSLYTRNVELAFRAMSELDNGITYVNAPTIGAEAHLPFGGVKQTGNGHREGGWEVYEFYSETKVCYVDYSGALQRAQIDTYGD, encoded by the coding sequence ATGACCACGGTCTTCAAGAACTTCATCGCTGGACAGTGGGTCGCCCCCTCGACGGGTGACTACTTCGAGAACATCAACCCGGCGGACAACTCCGACGTCATCGGACGGTTCCCACTTTCCGGGCGCGAGGACGTGGCGCAGGCGGTCGCCTCGGCGCAGCGCGGCTTCGAACTCTGGCGCAAGACGCCGGCACCGCTTCGCGGCGACGTGCTGCGTCGCGTCGGCGACCTCCTCTCCGCGCGCAAGGAGGAGATCGCGAACCTGATGACCCGCGAGATGGGGAAGCCGCTGGCCGAGACGCGCGGCGACGTGCAGGAGGGGATCGACACGGCGTATTACGCCGCGGTCGAGGGGCGCCGCCTCTTCGGCCACACGGTCCCCAGCGAGCTTCGCAACAAGTGGGCGATGAGCTATCGCCGCCCCATCGGCGTGGCCGGGATCGTGACGCCGTTCAACTTCCCGATGGCCATCCCGACGTGGAAGATGTTCCCGGCGCTGGTGTGCGGGAACGCGTGCGTCTTCAAGCCCGCCGAGGACGTCCCCCACACGGGGACCGTGCTGGTGGAGATCATGCTGGAGGCGGGGCTCCCGCCCGAGGTGATCCAGCTCGTGCACGGTGTCGGCGAGACGGTAGGGGCGGCGATCGTGCAGCATCCCGACATTCCGCTCATCTCGTTCACCGGATCGACCGAGACTGGTAGCAAGGTGGGGGAGGTCTGTGGGCGCATGCACAAGCGCCTCTCCCTCGAGATGGGGGGGAAGAACGCCCAGATCGTCCTGGATGATGCCGATCTCGATCTGGCGCTCGAGGGGGTGCTCTGGGGGGCCTTCGGGACGACCGGGCAGCGCTGCACCGCCACGTCGCGCCTCATCGTCCAGGGCGGGGTGCATGACCGCCTGGTGGGGATGCTCGTCGATCGGGTACGGGAGCTGCGGCTGGGCGACGGTCGCCAGCCCGGAACGGATGTCGGGCCGCTCATTCACGAGGAGTCGGTGCGGAAGGTCGAACGCTACGTGCAGATCGGGGAGGACGAGGGCGCCCAGCTCGCCATCGGCGGCAAGCGCGCCACCTCCGGCGCGCTGGCCAAGGGGACGTTCTTCGAGCCCACGATCTTCACGCATGTCCGTCCGGGGTCGCGCCTCGAGCAGGAGGAGATCTTCGGTCCGGTGCTCTCGGTGATCCGGGTCGACAACGCCGACGAGGCCTTCGCCGTCAACAACGACGTGAAGTACGGCCTGTCGTCGTCGCTCTACACGCGCAACGTGGAGCTGGCGTTCCGTGCGATGTCGGAGCTCGACAACGGGATCACGTATGTGAATGCTCCAACGATCGGCGCCGAGGCGCACCTCCCCTTCGGCGGCGTGAAGCAGACGGGGAACGGCCACCGTGAAGGGGGGTGGGAAGTGTACGAGTTCTACTCCGAGACGAAGGTGTGTTACGTCGATTATTCCGGCGCGCTGCAGCGGGCGCAGATCGACACGTACGGCGACTAG
- a CDS encoding Fis family transcriptional regulator — MSRRILIVDDEQGVRAALGQLLEYEGYEVKAVTNAADGIAEYERWRPQLTFLDVKMAGMDGIEALRRIRALDPTATVVMISGHATIQTAVEATQLGAYDILEKPLDTDRILVLLRNTLQHLSLQEENAQLRASIESRYEIVGRSFAIRTLMGQIEKVAPTPARVLVTGENGTGKELVARAIHRLSPRVQKPFVEVNCAAIPSELIESELFGHMRGSFTGAVQDRAGKFEQADKGTLFLDEIGDMSPSAQAKVLRVLQDGEVTRIGGAKRIQVDVRVLAATNKDLQEEIAAGRFREDLFYRLNVVPLHVPPLRERREDIPLLAQHFVDQLARRDGAPPRILDGGAMEALAQMEWPGNVRELRNTIERLLILSPGNRITAADVARLGGPRPPDGASLGSLLDIETFEAFKDAAERAYLLHKLRTFEWNVSETARALDMPRSNLYKKIERYGLERER, encoded by the coding sequence ATGAGCCGTCGCATCCTGATCGTTGACGACGAGCAGGGAGTCCGGGCCGCCCTGGGCCAGCTGCTGGAATACGAAGGCTACGAGGTCAAGGCGGTCACCAACGCCGCCGACGGCATCGCCGAGTACGAGCGCTGGCGCCCGCAACTCACCTTCCTCGACGTGAAGATGGCGGGGATGGACGGGATCGAGGCCCTCAGGCGCATTCGCGCGTTGGACCCGACGGCGACCGTGGTGATGATCAGCGGGCACGCCACGATCCAGACGGCGGTGGAGGCGACGCAGCTCGGGGCGTACGACATCCTGGAGAAACCGCTCGACACGGATCGCATCCTGGTCCTCCTGCGCAACACCCTGCAGCACCTGTCGCTGCAGGAGGAGAACGCGCAGCTCCGGGCGTCGATCGAGTCGCGCTACGAGATCGTCGGGCGCTCGTTCGCCATTCGCACCCTGATGGGGCAGATCGAGAAGGTGGCTCCCACGCCGGCCCGCGTCCTCGTCACCGGCGAGAACGGGACGGGCAAGGAACTCGTCGCCCGGGCAATCCACCGTCTCTCCCCACGCGTCCAGAAGCCCTTCGTGGAGGTGAATTGCGCCGCGATCCCCTCGGAGCTCATCGAGAGCGAGCTGTTCGGGCACATGAGGGGGTCGTTCACCGGCGCCGTGCAGGATCGTGCCGGGAAGTTCGAACAGGCCGACAAGGGGACCCTCTTCCTCGATGAGATCGGCGACATGAGCCCGTCGGCGCAGGCGAAGGTCCTGCGCGTCCTGCAGGACGGCGAGGTGACGCGCATCGGCGGAGCCAAGCGGATCCAGGTCGACGTGCGCGTCCTGGCGGCGACCAACAAGGACCTGCAGGAGGAGATCGCCGCCGGCCGCTTTCGGGAAGACCTGTTCTACCGCCTCAACGTCGTCCCGCTGCACGTTCCGCCGCTGCGCGAGCGGCGCGAGGACATCCCGCTCCTGGCCCAGCACTTCGTCGACCAGCTGGCCCGTCGCGACGGCGCCCCGCCCCGCATCCTCGACGGAGGGGCGATGGAGGCGCTGGCGCAGATGGAGTGGCCCGGGAACGTGCGCGAACTCCGCAACACGATCGAACGCCTCCTGATCCTCTCGCCAGGCAATCGCATCACCGCCGCCGACGTCGCCCGGCTGGGCGGCCCCCGCCCCCCGGACGGCGCCAGTCTCGGCTCGCTCCTGGACATCGAGACGTTCGAAGCCTTCAAGGACGCCGCCGAGCGCGCCTACCTGCTCCACAAGCTCCGCACCTTCGAGTGGAACGTCTCGGAAACCGCGCGCGCCCTCGACATGCCGCGCTCGAACCTGTACAAGAAGATCGAGCGCTACGGGCTGGAGCGCGAACGGTGA
- a CDS encoding 2'-5' RNA ligase — MPMRLFLAITLPEAMQSAIAREVAPARAAAPAVRWVRPELMHLTVKFLGERPEEDEARVARATRAALAPLPPFEVTVGGTGAFPNFRRPRVVWLGMHPPTPLAGLARRLDAALAPLGVTPETRPFRAHVTLGRVADGVPRQQVAALERALRAVRATWPLAIREVALMRSTLGAGGPHHDRLHHFALEGS, encoded by the coding sequence ATCCCGATGCGGCTCTTCCTGGCCATCACCCTGCCTGAGGCCATGCAGTCGGCCATCGCCCGGGAAGTGGCGCCGGCTCGCGCCGCGGCCCCCGCGGTGCGCTGGGTACGCCCCGAGCTGATGCACCTGACGGTCAAGTTCCTCGGCGAGCGCCCGGAGGAGGACGAGGCGCGCGTGGCGCGAGCCACCCGCGCGGCCCTGGCGCCGCTCCCTCCCTTCGAGGTCACGGTCGGCGGGACGGGCGCCTTCCCGAACTTTCGGCGCCCTCGCGTCGTATGGCTGGGCATGCACCCTCCCACCCCGCTCGCCGGACTGGCCCGGCGCCTCGACGCTGCCCTTGCCCCCCTCGGCGTCACCCCGGAGACCCGCCCCTTCCGCGCCCACGTGACGTTAGGCAGGGTGGCCGACGGGGTGCCACGCCAGCAGGTCGCGGCGCTCGAGCGCGCGCTGCGCGCCGTGCGTGCCACGTGGCCGCTCGCGATCCGGGAGGTGGCGCTGATGCGCAGCACGCTGGGGGCCGGCGGGCCGCACCATGACCGGCTCCACCACTTCGCCCTGGAAGGGTCGTGA
- a CDS encoding TIGR00268 family protein, producing the protein MQDWLRVRGSVLVGFSGGVDSAFLAALAVETLGPDRVLAVIGRSASYPTAQWTTARAVADQFGIPVFEIDTDEMSDPRYAANPVNRCYFCKNELWDRLVPIARERGLAVVADGTNADDTGDYRPGTAAAREHGVASPMAEVGLTKAHIRILSQRRGIPTWSQPSSPCLSSRLPYGTAVTPDRLARVERAESALRALGVTGDLRVRYHDELARVELAADALQHWLAPERAVQLAAAVRGAGFARVAIDLRGFRSGSLNVLGGVTRE; encoded by the coding sequence TTGCAGGACTGGTTGCGCGTCCGCGGATCCGTGCTCGTGGGCTTCAGTGGCGGCGTCGACTCGGCGTTCCTCGCGGCCCTGGCCGTGGAAACGCTCGGCCCCGATCGCGTCCTCGCCGTCATCGGTCGGTCGGCGTCATATCCCACGGCACAGTGGACCACGGCGCGCGCGGTGGCCGATCAGTTCGGGATCCCGGTCTTCGAGATCGACACCGACGAGATGAGCGATCCGCGCTATGCCGCCAACCCGGTCAATCGCTGCTACTTCTGCAAGAACGAGCTGTGGGATCGCCTGGTCCCCATCGCCCGCGAGCGCGGGCTGGCAGTGGTGGCAGACGGCACCAACGCCGACGATACGGGCGATTATCGACCGGGGACGGCGGCGGCGCGCGAGCATGGCGTGGCGTCGCCGATGGCGGAGGTGGGACTCACCAAGGCGCACATCCGCATCTTGTCGCAGCGACGCGGAATCCCGACGTGGTCGCAGCCGTCGTCCCCGTGCCTTTCCTCGCGGCTGCCGTATGGCACCGCCGTCACCCCCGATCGTCTCGCGCGCGTGGAGCGGGCGGAGTCGGCCCTGCGCGCCCTCGGGGTGACGGGCGACCTCCGCGTCCGTTATCACGACGAGCTGGCGCGGGTGGAGCTGGCCGCGGATGCGCTCCAGCACTGGTTGGCCCCGGAGCGCGCCGTGCAGCTGGCGGCCGCGGTGCGAGGGGCGGGCTTCGCACGCGTCGCGATCGACCTCCGCGGCTTCCGCTCGGGATCGCTGAACGTGCTGGGAGGAGTCACTCGCGAATGA